Proteins found in one Herpetosiphonaceae bacterium genomic segment:
- a CDS encoding ATP-grasp domain-containing protein — protein MNILITSTRAPVALELIRAFGRAGHTVIATDTQPWTVGSRSRHLTEHVVTPQPRQEPQRFLDALERIVRAHRIDLLIPTCEEVFHVARGYERLSRITSVCASPLDLLAELHHKFAFQQHAAALGIRTPQTALVTDCDELRAMLPQFPRYVLKPAYSRFATRVITNSGQHAGLVPLSACQPTPQQPWLLQAFIEGASLCTYSTLHEGHVTAHCAYAIPYTFGGGSGVQFRSVDGAETLAIVRQIGAALGYTGQLSLDFIQAADDLYLLECNPRATSGAHLIDPARLIAALTDPRQPTWIEPPGRCRQLTIPLLASVAAQPRRWLAALREALRHADVIADRRDLLPLLAQLPMTLHFARISRRKRIGLTAATTHDIEWNGER, from the coding sequence ATGAATATTCTCATCACCAGCACGCGCGCGCCCGTGGCGCTAGAGCTGATCCGCGCCTTTGGCCGCGCCGGACACACCGTGATCGCCACCGACACGCAGCCGTGGACCGTCGGCAGCCGCTCGCGGCATCTCACGGAGCACGTGGTAACACCGCAGCCGCGCCAGGAGCCGCAGCGCTTTCTCGACGCGCTGGAGCGGATCGTCCGCGCGCATCGCATCGACCTGCTGATCCCGACCTGCGAGGAGGTCTTCCACGTCGCGCGCGGCTACGAGCGGCTGAGCAGGATCACCAGCGTCTGCGCATCGCCGCTGGATCTGCTGGCGGAGCTACATCACAAGTTCGCGTTTCAGCAGCACGCGGCGGCGCTCGGCATTCGCACGCCGCAGACGGCACTTGTCACCGATTGCGACGAGCTGCGCGCCATGCTGCCGCAGTTTCCGAGGTACGTGCTCAAGCCCGCCTACTCGCGCTTCGCCACGCGCGTCATCACCAACAGCGGGCAGCACGCCGGGCTGGTGCCGCTCTCCGCCTGCCAGCCGACGCCGCAGCAGCCGTGGTTGCTGCAAGCCTTCATCGAGGGAGCGAGCCTGTGTACCTACAGCACGCTGCACGAGGGCCACGTCACCGCACACTGCGCCTACGCTATTCCATACACCTTCGGCGGCGGATCGGGCGTGCAGTTTCGATCGGTCGACGGTGCCGAGACGCTGGCGATCGTCCGGCAGATTGGCGCGGCGCTGGGCTATACGGGCCAGCTCTCGCTCGATTTCATTCAGGCCGCCGACGACCTGTATCTGCTCGAATGTAATCCACGCGCTACCAGCGGCGCGCATCTGATCGATCCGGCGCGGCTGATCGCCGCTCTGACCGATCCCCGGCAGCCAACCTGGATCGAGCCGCCGGGCCGCTGCCGTCAGCTTACGATCCCGCTGCTGGCGAGCGTCGCGGCGCAGCCACGCCGCTGGCTAGCCGCGCTCCGTGAGGCGCTACGTCACGCCGACGTGATCGCCGATCGACGCGATCTGCTGCCGCTGCTGGCGCAACTGCCGATGACTCTGCACTTTGCGCGCATCAGCCGCCGCAAACGCATCGGCCTGACCGCCGCAACGACCCACGACATCGAATGGAACGGAGAGCGATGA
- a CDS encoding GNAT family N-acetyltransferase, whose amino-acid sequence MIGLYDRSSVDQVPWPATPDGDYARRVLDPLVRHGPQRYIDNVDAEVFVLVAGESVLPVVVAAPRPSIRNAYVCSPTTHYIDYARREVELELAERRALRTVVPPLLDALRPLLRWSRFEQVVYVNNWLLSTNLYPALDPATIRQIRDELIRRFPRHVIIFRSVDERLNAPLLRDLLGLQFRPVFSRQVYILDPQAQERSYRKRKDFRSDVLLAGRTDYEWLSHDQLDPATSARLAELYAELYLHKYSFDNPQFNARFVAEALDRRWLTIWALRRNGHIDGVLGYVERHGVMTAPLLGYDRSVPQSAGLYRLLSLKLVEEAEQYGLVLHLSSGAAAFKRHRGGQPAIEYNLVYDRHCARRRRLPWQILEILTHRAIVPVMQRFKL is encoded by the coding sequence ATGATCGGGCTTTACGATCGCAGCAGCGTCGATCAGGTACCGTGGCCCGCCACGCCCGACGGCGACTACGCCCGGCGCGTGCTCGATCCGCTGGTGCGCCACGGCCCGCAGCGCTACATCGACAACGTGGACGCCGAGGTCTTCGTGCTGGTCGCGGGTGAAAGCGTGCTGCCGGTGGTCGTCGCAGCGCCCCGCCCGTCGATACGAAACGCCTACGTCTGCTCGCCCACGACGCACTACATCGACTACGCCAGGCGCGAGGTCGAGCTTGAGCTGGCCGAGCGGCGCGCGCTGCGAACGGTCGTGCCGCCGCTGCTGGATGCGCTCAGGCCGCTGCTGCGCTGGAGCCGTTTCGAGCAGGTGGTGTATGTCAACAACTGGCTGCTCTCGACCAACCTCTACCCGGCGCTCGATCCGGCCACGATCCGGCAGATCCGCGACGAGCTGATTCGCCGCTTTCCGCGGCACGTGATCATCTTTCGATCCGTCGACGAGCGGCTCAACGCGCCGCTGCTGCGCGACCTGCTGGGACTACAGTTTCGCCCGGTCTTCAGCCGACAGGTCTATATCCTCGATCCGCAGGCCCAGGAGCGGAGCTACCGCAAGCGTAAAGACTTTCGCAGCGACGTGCTGCTCGCCGGACGCACCGACTACGAGTGGCTGAGCCACGATCAGCTCGATCCGGCGACAAGCGCGCGACTGGCTGAGCTATACGCCGAGCTATACCTGCACAAGTATTCGTTTGACAATCCGCAGTTCAACGCGCGCTTCGTGGCCGAGGCGCTAGATCGGCGATGGCTCACGATCTGGGCGCTGCGGCGCAACGGACACATCGACGGGGTGCTTGGGTATGTCGAGCGACATGGCGTGATGACCGCACCCTTGCTCGGCTACGATCGCTCGGTGCCGCAGAGTGCGGGACTGTACCGCCTGCTCTCGCTCAAGCTGGTAGAAGAGGCAGAGCAGTATGGATTGGTGCTGCATCTCAGCTCCGGCGCGGCGGCCTTCAAGCGTCATCGCGGCGGACAGCCCGCGATCGAATATAATCTGGTCTACGATCGTCACTGCGCGCGCCGTCGACGGCTTCCGTGGCAAATACTGGAGATTCTGACACATCGCGCGATCGTGCCGGTGATGCAGCGCTTCAAGCTGTAG
- a CDS encoding CDP-alcohol phosphatidyltransferase family protein, which translates to MSGPQIMTLPNLLTALRLLLVPVLWLCALLGRPAWIGAGLLAALLTDVLDGATARWLGQATSFGAALDSLADKLLTLSVVGWLALLFPEIFAEHPLLIGLAAAGLIGSWLTGRIKPGWLPKLHLWSARVGGGLQGLFALHTFLAGRYSAALLYLALGVGLLAALEEIAVQLVHPCPDEHIRTVFERPIRARIGAAVQRWLADRRLPLLLAGLAIGLTLPALRTGWHFDDYLHRAALGTGQPSLRAALDELFVFMDGDPERTRRLMDSGVFPWWALPQGQNAFWRPLAGLTHWLDYRLWPRSPLLMHTHSLLWFGALAAVAALLYRRLIGATWIAGLAALLYALDDARGYAASWIANRNALLATLCGCLALIAHDRWRRDGWRWGVITGPLALLLGLLSAEAATATLAYLLAYAIVLDRGGRRQRLGSLLPALLTTIGWRLGYRALGYGALGTSYVDPATEPLRFLMAVIERGPVLLLAQWALPPAELYPFLTPPASWLLCLCALAILAPLGFVAWPLLHRDVLARFWTLGMILAVVPACAALPANRLLGFVGLGTMGLLARLLIELWQAARSWRRALGLVLGAIHLLLAPLLLPLAAYSPALFGAVEPSIRSLPHDPLLARQTAIFVNAPSFFSISYLPIIRQMQGLPAPLRVRFLSSGPDSVELTRADAHTLLVRPAGGYLVGFDTVFRERARRFMAGQQIRLTDATVTVERLTGDGRPAEVAFRFDAPLESGALRWFAWRDGGYVAFTPPPPGTTIRLPSSLP; encoded by the coding sequence ATGAGCGGCCCGCAGATTATGACCCTGCCCAACCTGCTGACCGCGCTGCGGCTGCTACTAGTGCCGGTGCTGTGGCTGTGCGCGCTCCTGGGTCGTCCGGCCTGGATCGGCGCTGGGCTGCTGGCGGCGCTGCTGACCGATGTGCTGGACGGCGCGACGGCGCGCTGGCTTGGGCAGGCGACATCCTTCGGCGCGGCGCTCGACTCGCTGGCCGACAAACTGCTGACGCTCTCGGTCGTGGGCTGGCTGGCGCTGCTCTTTCCCGAAATCTTTGCCGAGCATCCGCTGCTGATCGGGCTGGCTGCCGCCGGGCTGATCGGCTCGTGGCTGACGGGGCGGATCAAGCCGGGCTGGCTGCCGAAGCTGCACCTGTGGTCGGCGCGCGTCGGCGGTGGATTGCAGGGACTATTTGCGCTGCATACCTTCCTGGCGGGCCGCTACAGCGCGGCGCTGCTCTATCTTGCGCTGGGCGTTGGCCTGCTCGCGGCGCTGGAAGAGATCGCCGTGCAGCTCGTTCACCCCTGCCCCGACGAGCACATTCGCACCGTGTTCGAGCGTCCGATTCGCGCCCGGATCGGCGCGGCGGTGCAGCGCTGGCTGGCGGACCGCAGGTTGCCGCTGCTGCTGGCGGGACTGGCGATCGGCCTGACGCTGCCCGCGCTACGGACCGGCTGGCACTTCGACGATTATCTGCATCGCGCGGCGCTTGGGACAGGACAGCCGAGCCTCAGGGCGGCTCTTGACGAGCTTTTCGTGTTCATGGACGGCGATCCTGAGCGGACGCGGCGGCTGATGGACAGCGGCGTCTTTCCCTGGTGGGCGCTGCCGCAGGGCCAGAACGCCTTCTGGCGACCGCTGGCCGGGCTGACGCACTGGCTGGACTATCGGCTGTGGCCGCGTAGCCCGCTGCTGATGCACACTCACAGCCTGCTCTGGTTCGGCGCGCTGGCGGCGGTGGCGGCGCTGCTCTACCGGCGGCTGATCGGAGCGACCTGGATCGCGGGATTGGCGGCGCTGCTCTACGCCCTCGACGACGCGCGGGGCTACGCCGCAAGCTGGATCGCCAATCGCAACGCGCTGCTGGCAACGCTGTGCGGCTGTCTGGCGCTGATCGCACACGATCGCTGGCGGCGCGACGGCTGGCGCTGGGGCGTGATCACAGGGCCGCTGGCGCTGCTGCTCGGCCTGCTCTCGGCGGAGGCGGCGACGGCAACGCTGGCCTATCTGCTGGCGTACGCGATCGTGCTGGATCGCGGCGGTCGCCGGCAGCGGCTCGGCTCGCTGCTCCCGGCGCTGCTGACAACCATCGGCTGGCGGCTGGGCTACCGTGCGCTCGGCTACGGCGCGCTCGGCACATCTTATGTCGATCCAGCTACCGAGCCGCTGCGCTTCCTGATGGCGGTGATCGAGCGCGGGCCGGTGCTGCTGCTGGCCCAGTGGGCGCTACCGCCCGCCGAACTCTACCCGTTTCTCACACCGCCCGCGTCGTGGCTGCTCTGCCTCTGCGCGCTGGCGATCCTCGCGCCGCTCGGCTTCGTCGCATGGCCGCTGCTGCACCGCGATGTGCTGGCGCGCTTCTGGACGCTCGGCATGATCCTGGCGGTCGTTCCCGCCTGCGCGGCGCTGCCCGCCAACCGGCTGCTCGGCTTCGTCGGCCTGGGCACGATGGGCCTGCTGGCCCGGCTGCTGATCGAGCTGTGGCAGGCGGCACGCTCCTGGCGACGCGCGCTCGGCCTGGTGCTCGGCGCGATCCACCTGCTGCTCGCGCCGCTCCTGCTGCCGCTGGCGGCCTATAGCCCGGCGCTCTTCGGCGCGGTCGAGCCGTCGATCCGCAGCCTGCCGCATGATCCGCTACTAGCGCGGCAGACCGCGATCTTCGTAAACGCGCCCAGCTTCTTCTCGATCAGCTACCTGCCGATCATCCGCCAGATGCAAGGTCTGCCCGCGCCGCTGCGGGTGCGCTTCCTTTCCTCCGGCCCTGACAGCGTCGAGCTGACGCGAGCTGACGCGCATACGCTGCTGGTACGACCGGCGGGCGGCTACCTCGTCGGCTTCGACACTGTGTTTCGGGAGCGAGCTCGGCGCTTCATGGCCGGCCAGCAGATCAGGCTGACCGACGCCACGGTCACGGTCGAGCGGCTTACCGGCGACGGACGGCCCGCCGAGGTTGCCTTTCGCTTCGACGCGCCGCTCGAATCGGGCGCGCTGCGCTGGTTCGCGTGGCGCGACGGCGGGTATGTCGCATTCACGCCGCCGCCACCCGGCACGACGATCCGGCTGCCATCGAGCCTGCCTTAG
- a CDS encoding Rieske 2Fe-2S domain-containing protein, producing MIETQPDSTARLSAIYPALARHWFIACRSDDLRRGPLARTLLDTHLVLFRGASGHATALLDRCPHRNAPLSRGWVTDGRVVCPYHGWQFDGAGRCQVVPGLCDTPEHRTRQVAAFPVVEHDGFVWVWPLDASPTRAPYHFPLLDAPGYQSLVREYRFEAALPDALENFLDGTHTHFVHSGLIRTEGRRKRTTAIIRRTPEQVEAEYHDEGRQSGLLSRLFGAGVDVAFGRFIMPAIAQLEYRAGPHTRLLVNLCFTPESSSTLRVFVLATAQVPRALRLIAPTLGGLLLRTVVKQDRAILRLQAENLRRFGGPRYTSTELDVMGPHILRMLRGIQQREQDEPAERRVEMLI from the coding sequence ATGATAGAGACTCAGCCAGACAGCACAGCCCGGCTCAGCGCGATCTATCCCGCGCTGGCGCGGCACTGGTTCATCGCCTGCCGCTCGGACGACCTGCGGCGCGGGCCATTGGCGCGAACACTGCTCGACACGCATCTGGTGCTGTTTCGCGGCGCGTCCGGCCACGCTACAGCGCTGCTCGATCGCTGTCCGCACCGCAATGCGCCACTCTCGCGCGGTTGGGTGACGGATGGCCGGGTGGTCTGCCCGTACCATGGCTGGCAGTTCGACGGCGCGGGCCGCTGTCAGGTCGTGCCCGGTTTGTGCGACACGCCAGAGCATCGGACGCGACAGGTGGCCGCGTTTCCGGTAGTCGAGCACGACGGCTTTGTCTGGGTCTGGCCCCTCGACGCCTCGCCGACACGCGCGCCGTACCACTTTCCGCTGCTCGACGCGCCGGGCTACCAGTCGCTTGTGCGCGAGTACCGCTTCGAGGCCGCGCTGCCGGACGCCCTGGAAAACTTTCTCGACGGCACGCATACCCACTTCGTCCACAGCGGGCTGATCCGCACCGAGGGTCGACGCAAGCGCACCACGGCGATCATCCGGCGCACGCCGGAGCAGGTCGAGGCCGAGTACCACGACGAGGGCAGACAGTCGGGTCTGCTCTCGCGGCTCTTCGGCGCGGGCGTCGACGTAGCCTTTGGCCGCTTCATCATGCCCGCCATCGCGCAGCTAGAGTATCGGGCCGGACCGCACACGCGGCTGCTGGTCAACCTCTGCTTCACGCCCGAAAGCAGCTCCACGCTGCGCGTCTTCGTGCTGGCGACGGCACAGGTGCCACGGGCGCTGCGGCTGATCGCTCCGACGCTCGGCGGCCTGCTGCTGCGGACGGTCGTCAAGCAGGATCGGGCGATCCTCAGGCTTCAGGCCGAGAACCTGCGACGCTTCGGCGGGCCGCGCTACACCTCTACCGAGCTAGACGTGATGGGGCCGCACATTCTGCGGATGCTCAGGGGCATTCAGCAGCGCGAGCAGGACGAGCCAGCCGAGCGGCGCGTGGAGATGCTGATATGA